One region of Jatrophihabitans cynanchi genomic DNA includes:
- the ligD gene encoding non-homologous end-joining DNA ligase, with amino-acid sequence MPSPSTELVVGQRTVRISNPDRVYFPERGETKLDLARYYLSVGEGIVRALRERPCMLHRYPEGVAGEKIYQKRLPKGAPEWVETAQVSFPSGRVADELCVTELASVIWAVQMSTVEFHPWHTRRADVEKPDELRIDLDPQPGTGFAEAKQVAAVVHEVLTELGAVGWPKTSGSKGVHIYVRIEPRFGFREVRRAALAFAREVERRVPHLVTTAWWKEERGAQIFVDYNQNAKDRTIASAYSVRGFPHGPVSAPVTWEELPDVEMADFTIATMPERFARLGDVHAGIDDAVWDIEPLLEWADRDETDHGLGDAPYPPNFPKQDGEPPRVQPSRMNKANWAGAADDVEPQQLD; translated from the coding sequence GTGCCCTCACCCAGCACCGAGCTCGTCGTCGGCCAGCGCACCGTCCGGATCAGCAACCCGGACCGGGTGTACTTCCCCGAGCGCGGCGAGACGAAGCTCGATCTCGCGCGGTACTACCTGTCCGTCGGCGAGGGCATCGTGCGCGCCCTGCGCGAGCGGCCGTGCATGCTGCACCGCTATCCCGAGGGGGTGGCGGGGGAGAAGATCTACCAGAAGCGGCTGCCGAAGGGCGCGCCGGAGTGGGTCGAGACGGCGCAGGTGAGCTTCCCGTCGGGGCGGGTCGCCGACGAGCTGTGCGTGACGGAGCTGGCCAGCGTGATCTGGGCGGTGCAGATGTCCACTGTCGAGTTCCACCCTTGGCACACGCGACGTGCCGACGTCGAGAAGCCGGACGAGCTGCGCATCGACCTCGACCCGCAGCCGGGCACCGGGTTCGCCGAGGCCAAGCAGGTCGCGGCTGTGGTGCACGAGGTGCTGACCGAACTCGGCGCCGTCGGGTGGCCGAAGACGTCGGGGTCGAAGGGTGTGCACATCTACGTGCGGATCGAGCCGCGGTTCGGCTTCCGCGAGGTGCGCCGGGCGGCGCTGGCGTTCGCGCGCGAGGTGGAGCGCCGCGTGCCGCACCTGGTCACCACCGCGTGGTGGAAGGAGGAGCGCGGCGCGCAGATCTTCGTCGACTACAACCAGAACGCGAAGGACCGCACGATCGCCTCGGCCTATTCGGTGCGCGGCTTCCCGCACGGACCGGTGTCGGCGCCGGTGACCTGGGAGGAGTTGCCGGACGTGGAGATGGCCGACTTCACGATCGCGACGATGCCGGAGCGTTTCGCGCGGCTCGGTGACGTGCACGCCGGCATCGACGACGCGGTCTGGGACATCGAGCCGCTGCTCGAGTGGGCCGATCGCGACGAGACCGACCACGGCCTGGGCGATGCCCCGTACCCGCCGAACTTCCCCAAGCAGGACGGCGAGCCGCCGCGCGTCCAACCGTCCCGGATGAACAAGGCCAACTGGGCCGGCGCTGCCGACGACGTCGAACCCCAACAACTCGACTGA
- a CDS encoding DUF3995 domain-containing protein, translating into MSLRLRAQLAAAWGIVFAAPHVYWATGRKEGLGTALSDRVVRDAGLAMALSCAGIALFCLCGAAVALATVREWPPRWQAPVRRALVGLTWFGAVLLILRSLDIFVEFSAILTRLWSLPGGDWPNYLHLARWFMFVYLPWFVLGAIVWTRLAWHYTRAGQHASLRAEPATAG; encoded by the coding sequence ATGAGCCTGCGACTGCGGGCACAGCTCGCGGCGGCCTGGGGGATCGTGTTCGCGGCTCCGCACGTGTACTGGGCCACCGGCCGCAAGGAGGGCCTGGGCACCGCGCTCAGCGACCGGGTGGTGCGCGATGCCGGGTTGGCCATGGCCCTGAGCTGTGCCGGCATCGCGCTGTTCTGCCTGTGCGGTGCGGCCGTCGCACTGGCCACCGTCCGCGAGTGGCCGCCGCGGTGGCAGGCCCCAGTTCGGCGCGCCCTGGTCGGGCTGACATGGTTCGGCGCGGTGCTGTTGATCCTGCGCAGCCTGGACATCTTCGTCGAGTTCAGCGCGATCCTGACCAGGCTGTGGTCGCTGCCGGGTGGCGACTGGCCGAACTACCTGCACCTGGCCCGGTGGTTCATGTTCGTCTATCTGCCCTGGTTCGTCCTCGGCGCGATCGTGTGGACGCGGCTGGCGTGGCACTACACGCGCGCCGGGCAGCACGCGTCGTTGCGAGCGGAGCCGGCCACGGCGGGCTAG
- the hpnH gene encoding adenosyl-hopene transferase HpnH, whose protein sequence is MAIPMRQASRIGWYLFTQKVRRREKFPLIVELEPLYACNLHCNGCGKIQQPHEILRQRMPVEQALGAIEECGAPMVSLAGGEPMMHPQIDVIVNELVKLKKYVYLCTNAELIRKRWDKFDFKPSRYFSFAVHIDGLRERHDESVSKEGVFDEAIAAIKFLKEKGFRVTTNSTFFNTDTPQTIIDVLNFLNDEVQVDDMMISPAYAYEKAPDQDHFLGVEETRELFRKAFAGGNRKRWRLNHSPLFLDFLEGKVDYQCTAWGIPSYSLLGWQKPCYLMADGYVKTYKELIETTEWEKYGRGRDSRCNNCMAHCGYEPTAVLATMGSLKQSLRALREQG, encoded by the coding sequence ATGGCCATTCCCATGCGCCAAGCGAGCCGCATCGGCTGGTACCTGTTCACCCAGAAGGTGCGCCGCCGCGAGAAGTTCCCGCTGATCGTGGAGCTGGAGCCGCTGTACGCCTGCAACCTGCACTGCAACGGGTGCGGCAAGATCCAGCAGCCGCACGAGATCCTGCGCCAGCGGATGCCCGTCGAGCAGGCGCTAGGCGCCATCGAGGAGTGTGGCGCGCCGATGGTCTCGCTCGCAGGCGGCGAGCCGATGATGCACCCGCAGATCGACGTGATCGTCAACGAGCTCGTCAAGCTCAAGAAGTACGTCTACCTGTGCACCAACGCCGAGCTGATCCGCAAGCGGTGGGACAAGTTCGACTTCAAGCCCTCGCGGTACTTCTCCTTCGCGGTGCACATCGACGGCCTGCGCGAGCGGCACGACGAGTCGGTGTCCAAGGAGGGCGTGTTCGACGAGGCGATCGCGGCGATCAAGTTCCTGAAGGAGAAGGGCTTCCGGGTCACCACCAACTCGACGTTCTTCAACACCGACACGCCGCAGACGATCATCGACGTGCTGAACTTCCTCAACGACGAGGTGCAGGTCGACGACATGATGATCTCGCCGGCCTACGCCTACGAGAAGGCGCCGGACCAGGATCACTTCCTCGGCGTCGAGGAGACCCGTGAGCTGTTCCGCAAGGCGTTCGCGGGCGGCAATCGCAAGCGGTGGCGGCTGAACCACTCGCCGCTGTTCCTGGACTTCCTCGAGGGCAAGGTCGACTACCAGTGCACCGCGTGGGGCATCCCGTCGTACTCGCTGCTCGGCTGGCAGAAGCCCTGCTACCTGATGGCAGACGGTTACGTGAAGACGTACAAGGAGCTGATCGAGACGACCGAGTGGGAGAAGTACGGCCGCGGCCGCGACTCGCGCTGCAACAACTGCATGGCCCACTGCGGGTACGAGCCGACTGCGGTGCTCGCGACGATGGGCTCACTCAAGCAGAGCCTGCGGGCGCTGCGTGAGCAGGGCTGA
- the dxs gene encoding 1-deoxy-D-xylulose-5-phosphate synthase, whose amino-acid sequence MHSVLSRVESPADLRRLNRRELTALAAEIREFLVVKLAQAGSGHLGPNLGVVELTLALHRVFDSPAEPILFDTGHQSYVHKIVTGRRAGFDELRVAGGLSGYPSRAESEHDWIENSHASTALSYADGLAKAFQVRGVRRPVVAVVGDGALTGGMAWEALNNIAASDRPVVIVVNDNGRSYAPTAGGLARRLDALRLRPGYERTLGGVKGTLPRVPLVGPALYGTLHGVKRGIKDLMAPQPMFEDLGLKYVGPVDGHDRVAVERALRQARRYSAGNGPVLVHCITRKGCGYAPAEDDELEQMHAPGAFDPVTGRRLPRKGRRWTEVFGEEIVAIGAERSDVVAITAAMCEPTGLVAFAEAFPDRFYDVGIAEQHALTSAAGLAMGGVHPVVAVYSTFLNRAFDQLLMDVALHKLPVTIALDRAGVTGDDGASHNGMWDLSVLGIVPGLRVAAPRDEATLRGALREAVGVSDGPTVLRYPKTPLGADVPARRSVGGVDVLLESSRGTAVDVLLVSVGAMAPDVLAAAAQLAGAGRSVRVVDPRWVQPLPAELVDLAREARLVVSVEDGVLAGGVGSRLSQLLRAQGVDVPLREIAIPQRFLSHGKVAAVRAEVGLAPAPIAERVEQWCGQLLGAAPSWAQSVAT is encoded by the coding sequence GTGCACTCGGTGCTGTCGCGCGTCGAGTCGCCGGCCGACCTGCGCCGGCTGAACCGGCGTGAGCTGACCGCGCTGGCGGCGGAGATCCGCGAGTTCCTGGTCGTGAAGCTGGCCCAGGCCGGCTCGGGTCACCTGGGGCCGAACCTCGGTGTCGTCGAGCTGACGCTGGCGCTGCACCGGGTGTTCGACTCACCGGCCGAGCCGATCCTGTTCGACACCGGTCACCAGTCCTACGTCCACAAGATCGTCACCGGTCGCCGGGCCGGCTTCGACGAACTGCGCGTCGCGGGCGGGCTGTCCGGGTATCCGAGCCGTGCCGAGAGCGAGCACGACTGGATCGAGAACTCGCACGCCTCGACCGCGCTGAGCTACGCGGACGGGCTGGCGAAGGCGTTCCAGGTACGCGGGGTGCGTCGCCCGGTCGTCGCGGTGGTCGGCGACGGTGCGCTCACCGGGGGGATGGCCTGGGAGGCGCTGAACAACATCGCGGCCTCCGACCGGCCGGTGGTCATCGTGGTCAACGACAACGGGCGCTCCTACGCGCCCACCGCCGGCGGTCTGGCGCGGCGGCTGGACGCGCTGCGGCTGCGGCCCGGCTACGAGCGCACGCTCGGTGGCGTGAAGGGCACGCTGCCGCGGGTGCCGCTCGTCGGACCCGCGCTGTACGGGACGCTGCACGGCGTCAAGCGCGGCATCAAGGACCTGATGGCGCCGCAGCCGATGTTCGAGGACCTCGGGCTCAAGTACGTCGGCCCGGTCGACGGGCACGATCGTGTCGCGGTGGAGCGCGCGCTGCGCCAGGCCCGGCGCTACTCGGCCGGCAACGGGCCGGTGCTCGTGCACTGCATCACCCGCAAGGGCTGCGGCTACGCACCGGCCGAGGACGACGAACTGGAGCAGATGCACGCGCCCGGCGCCTTCGACCCGGTGACCGGGCGGCGGCTGCCGCGCAAGGGCCGGCGCTGGACCGAGGTGTTCGGCGAGGAGATCGTCGCCATCGGGGCCGAGCGCAGCGATGTCGTCGCGATCACCGCGGCGATGTGCGAGCCGACCGGCCTGGTCGCGTTCGCCGAGGCGTTCCCGGACCGCTTCTACGACGTCGGCATCGCCGAGCAGCACGCGCTGACCTCCGCGGCAGGCCTGGCGATGGGCGGGGTGCACCCGGTGGTGGCGGTGTACTCGACCTTCCTGAACCGGGCGTTCGACCAGCTGCTGATGGACGTCGCGCTGCACAAGCTGCCGGTGACGATCGCGCTCGACCGGGCCGGCGTGACGGGCGACGACGGTGCGAGCCACAACGGCATGTGGGACCTGTCCGTGCTCGGCATCGTGCCCGGCCTGCGGGTCGCCGCACCACGCGACGAGGCGACGCTGCGCGGCGCGCTGCGCGAGGCGGTGGGCGTGTCCGACGGCCCGACCGTGCTGCGCTACCCGAAGACGCCGCTGGGTGCGGACGTGCCGGCCCGGCGCAGCGTCGGCGGTGTCGACGTGCTGCTGGAGTCGTCGCGGGGAACGGCGGTCGACGTGCTGCTGGTGTCGGTCGGCGCGATGGCTCCGGACGTGCTCGCGGCGGCGGCACAGCTCGCCGGCGCCGGACGGTCGGTGCGCGTGGTCGATCCGCGCTGGGTGCAGCCGCTGCCGGCGGAGCTGGTCGACCTGGCCCGCGAGGCACGGCTGGTGGTCTCGGTCGAGGACGGCGTGCTGGCGGGCGGGGTCGGCTCGCGGCTCTCGCAGTTGCTGCGCGCCCAGGGTGTCGACGTGCCGCTTCGCGAGATCGCGATCCCGCAGCGGTTCCTGTCGCACGGCAAGGTCGCGGCCGTTCGCGCCGAGGTCGGGCTGGCGCCGGCGCCGATCGCCGAGCGGGTGGAGCAGTGGTGCGGGCAGTTGCTCGGTGCGGCGCCGAGCTGGGCTCAGTCGGTCGCGACGTAG
- the shc gene encoding squalene--hopene cyclase has translation MTTLPKADPHAAVGAAVTAAQEHLLSRQAPAGWWKGELRTNVTMDAEDLLLRQFLGILRPDELDGAARWIRSQQRGEGTWATFEGGPGDLSTTVEAYTALRLAGDDPDAEHLQLAREFILSRGGIEASRVFTRIWLALFGEWSWDELPSMPPELVLLPSWVPLNIYDWGCWARQTVVPITVVATLRPVRPLPFTLAELRTGSRPPARRGGAVGTAFAVLDRALKVYERLPVHPGRKLAMRRAAEWIIARQEADGGWGGIQPPWVYSILALHLLGYAPDHPVMVAAVRGLEGFLVHEQAPDGPVRRLEACQSPVWDTCLAVIGLVDSGMQPDDPALTQAVQWMLGEEITVRGDWSVKRPDLAPGGWAFEFANDGYPDVDDTAEVVLALRHFSGLLPGVREAARRGVDWVIGMQSRDGGWAAFDADNTRRLVERLPFCDFGAVIDPPSADVTAHTVEMLAYLGERDSAVTASGVQWLLDAQEPDGAWFGRWGANLVYGTGAVVPALVAAGVAPDSIPVRRAVRWLQEHQNADGGWGEDLRSYRDPSWRGKGASTASQTAWALLALLAVDPHTDAVARGVDWLVRTQRADGCWDEDLYTGTGFPGDFYINYELYRLVFPLSALGRYLAAKRGAQ, from the coding sequence GTGACCACACTGCCGAAGGCCGACCCGCACGCCGCGGTCGGCGCTGCCGTGACGGCCGCGCAGGAGCATCTGCTGTCCCGGCAGGCGCCCGCGGGTTGGTGGAAGGGCGAGCTGCGCACCAACGTCACGATGGACGCCGAAGACCTGCTGTTGCGCCAGTTCCTCGGGATCCTGCGGCCGGACGAACTGGACGGCGCCGCCCGCTGGATCCGCTCGCAGCAACGCGGCGAAGGGACCTGGGCCACCTTCGAGGGCGGCCCGGGCGACCTGTCCACGACCGTCGAGGCGTACACGGCGCTGCGCCTTGCGGGCGACGACCCGGACGCCGAGCACCTGCAACTCGCGCGTGAGTTCATCCTTTCCCGGGGGGGTATCGAGGCCAGCCGGGTGTTCACCCGGATCTGGCTCGCGCTGTTCGGCGAATGGTCCTGGGACGAGCTGCCGTCGATGCCGCCCGAACTGGTGCTGCTACCCAGCTGGGTGCCGCTCAACATCTACGACTGGGGCTGCTGGGCCCGGCAGACGGTGGTGCCGATCACCGTGGTCGCCACGCTCCGCCCGGTACGTCCGTTGCCGTTCACGCTGGCCGAACTGCGCACCGGCAGCCGTCCGCCCGCACGCCGCGGCGGGGCGGTCGGCACCGCGTTCGCCGTGCTGGATCGCGCCCTGAAGGTGTACGAACGGCTACCGGTCCACCCGGGGCGCAAGCTGGCGATGCGCCGCGCCGCCGAGTGGATCATCGCCCGCCAGGAGGCCGACGGCGGCTGGGGCGGCATCCAGCCACCCTGGGTGTACTCGATCCTCGCGCTGCACCTGCTCGGCTACGCACCAGATCACCCGGTGATGGTCGCGGCGGTGCGCGGGTTGGAGGGGTTCCTCGTCCACGAACAGGCGCCCGACGGCCCGGTCCGCCGCCTCGAGGCCTGCCAGTCGCCGGTGTGGGACACCTGCCTGGCGGTCATCGGTCTGGTCGACAGCGGAATGCAGCCGGACGATCCGGCGCTGACACAGGCTGTGCAGTGGATGTTGGGGGAGGAGATCACTGTCCGCGGCGACTGGTCGGTCAAACGCCCCGACCTCGCACCGGGCGGCTGGGCGTTCGAGTTCGCCAACGACGGCTACCCGGACGTCGACGACACCGCCGAGGTGGTGCTCGCGCTGCGCCACTTCAGCGGGCTGCTGCCCGGGGTCCGGGAGGCCGCCCGCCGGGGCGTCGACTGGGTGATCGGCATGCAGTCACGCGACGGCGGCTGGGCCGCGTTCGACGCGGACAACACCCGCCGGCTCGTAGAGCGGTTGCCGTTCTGCGACTTCGGCGCCGTGATCGACCCGCCGTCGGCCGACGTCACCGCGCACACCGTCGAGATGCTCGCGTACCTAGGCGAGCGCGACTCGGCCGTCACGGCGAGCGGCGTGCAGTGGCTGCTCGACGCGCAGGAGCCGGACGGCGCCTGGTTCGGCCGGTGGGGCGCCAACCTGGTGTACGGCACCGGGGCGGTGGTGCCCGCCCTGGTCGCCGCCGGCGTCGCGCCCGACTCGATCCCGGTACGGCGCGCGGTGCGCTGGCTGCAGGAGCACCAGAACGCCGACGGCGGCTGGGGCGAGGACCTGCGCTCGTACCGCGACCCGTCCTGGCGCGGCAAGGGCGCCTCGACCGCCTCGCAGACCGCGTGGGCGCTGCTGGCGCTGCTCGCGGTCGACCCGCACACCGACGCGGTGGCGCGCGGTGTCGACTGGCTGGTGCGCACGCAGCGCGCCGACGGCTGCTGGGACGAGGACCTGTACACCGGCACCGGGTTCCCGGGCGACTTCTACATCAACTACGAGCTGTACCGGTTGGTGTTCCCGCTCAGCGCCCTGGGCCGGTACCTGGCGGCGAAGCGCGGTGCGCAATGA
- a CDS encoding response regulator, translating to MSIRVVIVDDQQLIRTGLAMVVDSCQDMTVLGEAADGAAAVELLASTSADVVLMDVQMPRLNGVDATAAITARDGAPRVIVLTTFDLDEYAYAALRAGASGFLLKDASAEEVITAIRTVHAGDAVLAPSTTRRMLEHLADTAPRPRDDDAVAALTEREREVLVEIANGFANPEIARRLYLSEATVKTHVGRVLAKLGLRDRVQAVIFAYDHGLVRPRR from the coding sequence GTGAGCATCCGCGTCGTGATCGTCGACGACCAGCAGTTGATCCGCACCGGGCTGGCGATGGTGGTCGACTCGTGCCAGGACATGACGGTGCTGGGCGAGGCCGCTGACGGCGCGGCGGCCGTGGAGTTACTGGCGAGCACGTCTGCCGACGTCGTCCTGATGGACGTGCAGATGCCGCGCCTGAACGGTGTGGACGCCACCGCGGCGATCACCGCGCGCGACGGCGCCCCGCGGGTGATCGTGCTGACCACCTTCGACCTGGACGAGTACGCGTACGCCGCGCTGCGGGCCGGCGCCAGCGGCTTCCTGCTCAAGGACGCCTCGGCCGAGGAGGTGATCACCGCGATCCGCACGGTGCATGCCGGTGACGCGGTGCTCGCGCCGTCGACGACCAGGCGCATGCTCGAGCACCTCGCCGACACCGCGCCCCGACCGCGCGATGACGACGCCGTCGCGGCACTCACCGAACGCGAGCGCGAGGTGCTGGTCGAGATCGCGAACGGGTTCGCCAACCCGGAGATCGCCCGGCGGCTGTACCTGTCCGAGGCGACCGTCAAGACGCATGTCGGGCGGGTGCTGGCCAAGCTCGGCCTGCGCGATCGGGTGCAGGCCGTGATCTTCGCCTACGACCACGGTCTGGTACGACCGCGCCGCTGA
- the ispH gene encoding 4-hydroxy-3-methylbut-2-enyl diphosphate reductase: MTARLTVVTALRSEFAALSGRVPDARLQRCGMGPDRVRAWLPKLDATQPEALVVAGVAGGLDPSLRPGDVVVASEVRDEHGRIVLRGAGPLVAELRRLGLRVHAGPMVSTDRLVGGAEARARLAATGALAVDMESTAIVRAAGAIPTAVVRVIVDTAFSPVVRLATLPAGARALSVLRHVGPALRTWADLCGPRQVLLAEPRSFCAGVERAIDIVQLALQRFPRPVYVRRQIVHNAHVVRDLERHGAVFVDELDQVPDGTTVVFSAHGVAPAVRDEAARRGLNVIDATCPLVAKVHNEARRFAARGDTVFLIGHDGHDETEGTLGEVPGKISLVQNPGEAEQVQAADPERVALLMQTTLAVDDAADTVAVLRRRFPAIESSPTDDICYATTNRQQAVRAVATDSDVVLVLGSANSSNSLRLVEVAQRCGAEAHLVDDATEILPAWLAGARTVGVTAGASAPPHLVDEVIGTLRALGPVEVTERVVTREDVTFTLPKTVIDPKGVVG; this comes from the coding sequence ATGACCGCAAGACTCACCGTCGTCACCGCACTGCGCAGCGAGTTCGCCGCGCTGAGCGGCCGGGTGCCCGACGCTCGCCTGCAGCGCTGCGGCATGGGGCCGGACCGGGTGCGCGCCTGGCTGCCGAAGCTCGACGCCACACAGCCCGAGGCGCTCGTGGTCGCGGGTGTGGCCGGCGGCCTCGACCCGTCCCTTCGCCCCGGCGACGTGGTGGTGGCCAGCGAGGTGCGCGACGAGCACGGCCGCATCGTGCTGCGCGGCGCCGGGCCGCTCGTTGCCGAACTGCGCCGGCTCGGGCTGCGGGTGCACGCCGGCCCGATGGTCAGCACCGACCGGCTCGTCGGCGGCGCCGAAGCACGAGCCAGGCTCGCCGCCACCGGCGCGCTCGCGGTCGACATGGAGTCGACCGCGATCGTGCGGGCGGCCGGCGCGATCCCCACCGCCGTCGTCCGGGTCATCGTCGACACCGCGTTCAGCCCGGTGGTGCGGCTGGCCACGCTGCCCGCCGGCGCCCGCGCGCTGAGCGTGCTGCGGCACGTCGGACCGGCGCTGCGCACCTGGGCCGACCTGTGCGGGCCGCGGCAGGTGCTGCTCGCCGAGCCACGCTCGTTCTGCGCGGGCGTGGAGCGCGCGATCGACATCGTCCAGCTCGCATTGCAGCGCTTCCCGCGCCCGGTCTACGTGCGTCGCCAGATCGTGCACAACGCGCACGTCGTCCGCGACCTGGAGCGGCACGGCGCGGTGTTCGTGGACGAGCTGGACCAGGTGCCCGACGGCACCACCGTGGTGTTCTCCGCGCACGGGGTCGCGCCGGCCGTGCGCGACGAGGCCGCCCGGCGTGGACTGAACGTGATCGACGCGACCTGCCCGCTGGTCGCGAAGGTGCACAACGAGGCGCGCCGGTTCGCCGCGCGCGGAGACACCGTGTTCCTCATCGGCCACGACGGCCACGACGAGACCGAGGGGACGCTCGGCGAGGTACCGGGCAAGATCAGTCTTGTGCAGAACCCGGGCGAGGCCGAGCAGGTGCAGGCCGCCGACCCCGAGCGTGTCGCGCTGCTGATGCAGACCACGCTCGCGGTCGACGACGCGGCCGACACGGTTGCCGTGCTGCGCCGCCGCTTCCCGGCCATCGAGTCCTCGCCGACCGACGACATCTGCTACGCGACGACCAACCGGCAGCAGGCGGTGCGGGCGGTCGCGACCGACTCCGACGTGGTGCTCGTGCTCGGTTCGGCGAACTCGTCCAACTCGCTGCGGCTGGTCGAGGTCGCGCAGCGCTGCGGCGCCGAGGCACACCTGGTGGACGACGCGACGGAGATCCTGCCGGCGTGGCTGGCGGGGGCGCGTACGGTCGGCGTTACGGCGGGGGCGTCCGCTCCGCCGCACCTTGTCGACGAGGTCATCGGCACGCTGCGCGCGCTCGGCCCGGTCGAGGTGACCGAACGCGTGGTGACTCGTGAGGACGTCACCTTCACTCTTCCGAAGACAGTGATCGACCCGAAGGGGGTTGTCGGCTGA
- a CDS encoding sensor histidine kinase, which yields MSEPGWLGRADRWGRAHGWAADVLLALSCAAVLGALSISAAQGIHWSTTWALLLVAGFAALHVTVALRRHLPLIAFGLACAAMLVIVVAPYGRIVAAAPGAADQVPALVLPSSLLFLFDLYSVAALLDALRSRIALVVTLAGVALAAATTSGALDQIAAGRWLVAAYIALALGAGVVLTWNLGRLALVRRQRARTERVEAARLAVLEERARIAREMHDIVAHSLAVIVRQAEGGALVANSDASRAVQAFMAIAGTGRDALAEMRGLLGVLRDPGAVQADPQPGLAELPQLVAGVRDTGLDARFAESGEPFAIAPAAELAVYRLVQEGLTNVVKHAGTSAHVLVHLDWRDGQLTAEVSDDGGGRPVALPGTGAGLQGLHDRLAAVGGSFSAAPHGTGFRVRAGVPAAEASR from the coding sequence GTGTCCGAACCGGGGTGGCTGGGTCGCGCCGATCGCTGGGGAAGAGCGCACGGCTGGGCGGCTGACGTGCTGCTGGCGTTGAGCTGCGCCGCAGTGCTCGGCGCCCTGTCGATCAGCGCCGCGCAGGGCATCCACTGGTCCACGACCTGGGCGCTGCTGCTGGTCGCGGGTTTCGCGGCGCTGCACGTGACGGTCGCGCTGCGTCGGCACCTGCCGCTGATCGCGTTCGGCCTGGCCTGCGCGGCGATGCTGGTGATCGTCGTGGCGCCGTACGGCCGGATCGTCGCTGCCGCGCCGGGTGCGGCCGACCAGGTACCGGCGCTGGTGCTGCCGTCGAGCCTGCTGTTCCTGTTCGACCTGTACAGCGTCGCCGCGCTGCTCGACGCGCTGCGCAGCAGGATCGCGCTGGTCGTGACGCTTGCCGGGGTCGCGCTCGCGGCGGCCACGACGTCCGGCGCGCTGGACCAGATCGCCGCCGGACGCTGGCTGGTCGCCGCGTACATCGCACTCGCGCTCGGCGCCGGTGTGGTGCTCACCTGGAACCTGGGCCGGCTCGCGCTGGTCCGCCGGCAGCGGGCCCGGACGGAACGGGTCGAGGCGGCGCGCCTTGCCGTGCTGGAGGAACGTGCCCGGATCGCCCGCGAGATGCACGACATCGTCGCGCACTCGCTCGCGGTGATCGTGCGCCAGGCCGAGGGCGGTGCCCTCGTCGCGAACAGCGACGCCAGCCGCGCGGTGCAGGCGTTCATGGCGATCGCCGGCACCGGACGCGACGCGCTGGCCGAGATGCGCGGTCTGCTCGGCGTGCTGCGTGATCCCGGTGCGGTACAGGCGGATCCGCAGCCGGGCCTGGCCGAACTTCCGCAGCTGGTGGCCGGCGTGCGCGACACCGGGCTGGACGCGCGGTTCGCCGAGTCCGGTGAGCCGTTCGCGATCGCCCCGGCTGCCGAGCTCGCGGTCTACCGGTTGGTGCAGGAGGGCCTGACCAATGTCGTCAAGCACGCCGGGACGTCGGCGCACGTGCTCGTGCACCTGGACTGGCGCGACGGACAGCTGACGGCCGAGGTGAGCGACGACGGCGGTGGCCGTCCGGTGGCCCTGCCGGGGACCGGTGCCGGGTTGCAGGGGCTGCACGATCGCCTCGCCGCGGTGGGCGGCAGCTTCAGCGCGGCTCCGCACGGCACGGGCTTCCGGGTGCGCGCCGGCGTTCCCGCGGCGGAGGCATCGCGGTGA